AATATTCCCTCGAACGAGTGGTGATGGGAGATCGCACTACCTCCAAAAGCTGGAAGGCGAAAATCGAGCCTCAATTACCCCAGAATGTGCCAATTGTTTTGGTAGACGAACACAATAGTTCCCTAGAAGCGCGCGATCGTTACTGGCAAATGTATCCCCCTCAAGGACTAACGCGCCTTATCCCCCAAGGAATGCGCCTTCCTCCTCGTCCGGTAGATGACATCGTGGCGATTCTCTTAATCGAGCGCTATTTAACAGGAGAAAGTTCCGATAGAGGATAAGAAACGGCTGAGAATTAGAATTTGACTGAGTAGTGGATACCGCGATACTTATGATTTCGTCGAGAAGTAGAGCGTGCCAAAATGCGATGGCGAAGTTTAGGGGCTTTCGGTGGAGAT
Above is a window of Lusitaniella coriacea LEGE 07157 DNA encoding:
- a CDS encoding pre-16S rRNA-processing nuclease YqgF, with translation MILGFDPGRDKCGIAIMGREGQPQYHQVVSSQTAIARIQDLCQQYSLERVVMGDRTTSKSWKAKIEPQLPQNVPIVLVDEHNSSLEARDRYWQMYPPQGLTRLIPQGMRLPPRPVDDIVAILLIERYLTGESSDRG